The following coding sequences lie in one Tachysurus fulvidraco isolate hzauxx_2018 chromosome 19, HZAU_PFXX_2.0, whole genome shotgun sequence genomic window:
- the LOC113650979 gene encoding zinc finger protein 850-like: MSGRARGKSRGRESGAPGEQPPLPQKEAQAAWPPPPERELQGRGRQKSAPVVAAEGEKLYHCLECGKSFTWQRSLQIHQRIHTGVRPYHCSECGKSFTQKSNLQTHQHIHTGVRPYQCSECGKSYIKQSDLQRHQRNHTGVRPYHCSECGKSFTRQSSLQTHQLIHTGVRPYHCSECGKSFMRQSSLQTHQHIHTGVRPYHCSECGKSFITESSLQTHQRIHTGVRPYHCSECGESFMTKSNLQIHQRIHTGVRPYHCSECGKSFIKQSDLQRHQRIHTGVRPYQCSECGESFMWQTSLQTHQHIHTGVRPYHCSECGKSFTRLSNLQKHQRIHTGVRPYHCSECGKSFITQSELQTHQRIHTGVRPYHCSECGKSYITQRDLQRHQRIHTGVRPYHCSECGKSFITQRDLQTHQRIHTGVKPYHCSECGKSFITQSELRTHQRIHTGVRPYHCSECGKSFTRQSSLQIHQRIHTGVRPYHCSECGKSFITQSTLQIHQRIHTGVRPYHCSECGKSYITQRDLQRHQRIHTGVRPYHCSECGKSFITKSNLQIHQRIHTGVRPYHCSECGKSFKQQSNLQTHQLIHTGVRPYHCSECGKSFTQQSSLQTHQRIHTGVRPYHCSECGKSFTWQSGLQRHQSIHTGVRPYHCSECGKSFITQSKLQTHQRIHTAHTKDCPFPVWNILFINTIF, encoded by the exons ATGTCCGGGCGCGCGAGAGGAAAATCACGTGGCAGAGAGTCTGGGGCCCCAGGCGAG CAACCACCTCTGCCTCAGAAGGAAGCTCAAGCCGCGTGGCCACCACCGCCTGAGAGAGAGCTCCAAGGGAGGGGAAGACAGAAATCTGCCCCCGTGGTGGCGGCAGAAG GAGAAAAGCTGTATCACTGCttggagtgtgggaagagttttacgtGGCAGAGGAGTCTCCAaatacaccagcgcattcatacaggagtgagaccgtatcactgctcggagtgtgggaagagtttcacGCAGAAGAGTAatctccaaacacaccagcacattcatacaggagtCAGGCCGTATCAGTGctcagagtgtgggaagagttatATTAAACAAAGTGATCTCCAAAGACACCAGCGCAAtcatacaggagtgaggccgtatcactgctcagagtgtgggaagagttttacgcgGCAGAGTAGTCTCCAAACACACCAGctcattcatacaggagtgagaccgtatcactgctcggagtgtgggaagagttttatgcGGCAGAGTAGtctccaaacacaccagcacattcatacaggagtgaggccgtatcactgctcagagtgtgggaagagttttattacagaaagtagtctccaaacacaccagcgcattcatacaggagtgagaccatatcactgctcggagtgtggggaGAGTTTTATGACAAAAAGTAATCTCCAaatacaccagcgcattcatacaggagtgaggccATATCACTGctcagagtgtgggaagagttttattaaacaaagtGATCTCCAaagacaccagcgcattcatacaggagtgagaccaTATCAATGCTCGGAGTGTGGGGAGAGTTTTATGTGGCAGACTAGtctccaaacacaccagcacattcatacaggagtgagaccgtatcactgctcggagtgtgggaagagttttacgcgGCTGAGTAATCTCCAAaaacaccagcgcattcatacaggagtgagaccgtatcactgctccgagtgtgggaagagttttattacacaaagtgaactccaaacacaccagcgcattcatacaggagtgagaccgtatcactgctccgagtgtgggaagagttatATTACACAACGTGATCTCCAaagacaccagcgcattcatacaggagtgagaccgtatcactgctcggagtgtgggaagagttttattacacaacgtgatctccaaacacaccagcgcattcatacaggagtgaagccgtatcactgctcggagtgtgggaagagttttattacacaaagtgaACTCCGaacacaccagcgcattcatacaggagtgaggccgtatcactgctcggagtgtgggaagagttttacacgGCAGAGTAGTCTCCAaatacaccagcgcattcatacaggagtgagaccgtatcactgctccgagtgtgggaagagtttcaTTACACAAAGTACACTCCAaatacaccagcgcattcatacaggagtgagaccgtatcactgctcggagtgtgggaagagttatATTACACAACGTGATCTCCAaagacaccagcgcattcatacaggagtgagaccgtatcactgctcagagtgtgggaagagttttattacaaaaagtaatctccaaatacaccagcgcattcatacaggagtgaggccatatcactgctcggagtgtgggaagagttttaagCAGCAGAGTAatctccaaacacaccagctcattcatacaggagtgaggccatatcactgctcggagtgtgggaagagttttacacaGCAGAGTAGtctccaaacacaccagcgcattcatacaggagtgagaccgtatcactgctcggagtgtgggaagagttttacatgGCAGAGTGGTCTCCAAAGACATCAgagcattcatacaggagtgaggccgtatcactgctcagagtgtgggaagagtttcattacacaaagtaaactccaaacacaccagcgcattcatacagcaCATACAAAAGATTGTCCTTTTCCTGTctggaatattttatttataaatacaatattttaa